DNA sequence from the Halobacterium sp. DL1 genome:
ATGGGACCGGCGTCGATGTCGTCCTCGCGGACGCTGCCGTCGTCGGCGACGGCGTTCGTCACGACGTGGACGGTGCAGCCAGTCACCGAGACCTCGGCATCGAGTACCTGCTCGTGGGCGTCTGCGCCGGGGAACGACGGGAGGAGACTCGGGTGGACGTTGAGGGTGAGCGGGACCGAGTCGAGGAACGTCTCGGAGAGCACGCGCATGTAGCCGTCGAGGCAGACGAGGTCGACGTCGTACTCCGAGAGCGCGTCGACGACGCGCTGCTCGTGGTCTCGCCGGCTCTCGTCGTCGCTTCGTTCGACGACCTCGGTCGGAATCCCGCGTTCTGCGGCGGCGTCGATGACGGGCGCGTCCGCGTGGTTCGAGAGCACGACGGCGAGTTCGGCGCCGCCCGGTCCGACGTCGTCGACGTGCAGGAGGTTCCGGCCGCGGTTGCTGGCGAGCCCAGCGATTCGTGTCATGTCTACACGAGCGGCCGCGACCTGCAAAGTGGTTGCGGTTCGTTCACGGGAAGTATACACAACCTCGTACAGGCTGGGCGATATAGTTCCGATTGGGCCGCTCTGTTACACACGTCCGTGCCTTTCGGCGACCGGCAGGCTTTTGGAGCGAGCGCGGCGATTCGGAGCCATGACCGACGACCACGCTCTGTACGCGGTGACGCCGCTCGACGGCCGCTACGCCGGCCGCACCGCGCCGCTCGCGGAGTACGCCAGCGAGGCGGCGCTGATGCGGGCCCGGGTTCGCGTCGAGGTCGAGTACTTGCTCGCGCTCGCCGACCTCGACCCGGTGTCGCTGGACCTCGCGGACGACGAGCGGGCCGACCTCCGGGCCGCCTACGAGGAGTTCGACTCAGCGGACGCACGGGTCGTCAAGCAGATCGAGACCGAGGGCGCCCTCGGCTACGACGCCACGAACCACGACGTGAAGGCCGTCGAGTACTTCGTCCGGGAGTCCGCGCCCGAACGCGCCCACTCCTGGATCCACTTCGCGCTCACCAGCGAGGACGTCAACAATCTCGCCCACCGCCTGCTCGCCAGGCCCGCGGTCGAGGACGTGCTCGTCCCCGAACTCCGCGAGGTGCGGGACGCGCTCGTCGAGTTCGCCTACGACTACGCCGACCTCCCGATGCTCGCGCGTACCCACGGCCAGCCGGCGACGCCGACGACGTTCGGCAAGGAGATGGCCGTCTACGCCGCCCGGCTCGGTCGCGCTATCGGTCGCGTCGAGGCCGCCAGCGACGACCTCGCCGGGAAACTCGCCGGCGCGTCCGGCACGTGGGCCGCCCACCACGCCGCCTTCCCGGACGTCGACTGGCGGGCGTTCTCCCGCGAGTTCGTCGAGGGCCTCGACCTCGACTACGTCGAACCCACGACGCAGGTCAACCCCTGCGACGACCTCGCGGCGCTGTTCGACGCGCTCCGCGGCGCGAACAACGCGCTGCTCGACCTCTCGCGGGACGTCTGGCTCTACGTCTCCCAGCGCTACCTCGGCCAGGAGGCCGCCAAGAGCGAGACCGGCTCCTCGACGATGCCCCACAAGGTCAACCCCATCGACTTCGAGAACGCGGAGGGGAACCTCTCGAAGGCCAACGCGGACCTCACCTTCCTCGCCGACTACCTCACCACCAGCCGCCTCCAGCGGGACCTCTCGGACTCCACCGTGAAGCGAAATATTGGCGGGGCGTTCGCCTACTGCCTGCTCGCGTACGGGAAACTCGGCGACGGCCTGGCGAAGGTAGCACCCAACGAGGCCGTCATGCGCGAGGACCTGCGAGCCAACCCCGAAGTCATCGGGGAGGCCGTCCAGACCATCCTCCGCCGCGAGGGCCACGGCGACGCCTACGAGCGCGTGAAGGACCTCACGCGCGGCGAACGGGTCGAACTCGAGGACTTCCACGACCTCTTCGCCACGCTAGACGTCGACGAGGACGTCCGCGAGGAACTGCTCGCGCTCACGCCAGAGTCGTACACGGGCGTCGGTGCCGACGTGGCTCGCGACGCCTGACGCGAGAAGATTTTTACCGGGCCGCGCCGCACCTGCGACCATGTCCCCCCAAGAGAACGGCTGCCCGAAGTGCGGTCACGACGAGGTCGACGTCGGCAACATCTCCACGACTGGCTCCGGTCTCTCGAAAATGTTCGACGTCCAGACCAACAAGTTCCGGACGGTCACCTGCACGAGCTGCGGCTACACGGAACTGTACAAGGACGTCGGCTCCCGCGGCGGCGACATCGCGGACATCTTCTTCGGCTGACTCAGACGAGCGAGCCGACCGCTTCGGTGAGAATCTCCGCCGCCCGCCGGACGTCCGAGCGGCGCACGTACTCCCGCTGTGCGTGGGCCACGGGGCCGTCGTCGTCCGCGAGCACGCCCGGGCCGAAGACCACCGTCGGCGCCTCGGCCGCGAAGTAGGAGGCTTCCGTCGCGGCACCGAACGGCCGCGGGTCGCCCGCGCCCGCCGCCACCATCGCACGGACGACGTCGGCGTCGTCGGGCGTGTCGAACGCCTCGAGGAACGGCGTGTCCCGGTCGACCGGGTGGACGTCCGCGCCGACAGACTCGTCGACGGCGTCGCGGACGTGCGCCTCGAAGCCGGCGAAGAACTCCTCCTGGCTCTCCGGCGGGACGGTCCGGCGGTCGACGACGAGTTCGCTGCGGTCCGGGACGCGGTTGGCCGCGTCACCCCCCGAGACGACTGTCGGCGTGAGCGTCGGCGGACCGAGTTCGGGGTGCTCGTCCGGTCCTCGCTCGGCGTCGAACGTCCGAATCGCTGCGAGCGTACTCTCGAGGGCGGCGACGGCGTTCACCCCCTCGTCGGGGCTCGCGGCGTGCGCACCCATCCCGGTGAGTTCGACCGTCCCCTGGAACCGGCCGCGGGCGCTCGTGCACGCCGCGAGGTCCGTTGGTTCGCCCACGATGTAGGCGTCCGCGTCGAGGTCCAGTGCGTGCGCACCGTTCGAGTCCGTCTCCTCGTCGGGCGTAATCGCGAGGGTCACCCGGCCCTCGGTCGGGTCGACGGCGAGGAACGCGGCGAGCAGCGCTGCAAGCGGTCCCTTCGCGTCGCAGGCGCCGCGCCCACGGACCACGTCACCCTCCCGCGAGAACCCGACGTGAGGCGGCACCGTGTCGATGTGGGTGTTGAGGACGACGTGGGGGTGGCCGCTCTCGCGCGACGCGAGCACGTTCCCGCCGTCGTCCACGTCCGGGTCCTGACCGTGATCGCGTAGCGTCTCACAGAGGAGTTCCCGCATCTCCGTCACGTCCTCGTGTGACGGCGTCTGTACTGCCGTCTCGTGGAACGAGAGCGGGTCGAACTCAGACATCGAGGGAGCGCGCGGGGACGGCCTCGGCTTCGCCGCCTTCCTCCTGCTCGGTCGCCCCGCGGAGCGTCGCACGGCCCCCCGAGAGGTCGACGTGCAGTTCGCCGCCCGGCGGCCGGACCCGGACCTGTTCGCCGCTGCGGCCGGCGCGATGGGCGACGGCCGCGATGGCGACGGCACCCGTCCCGCAGGACTGCGTCTCGCCCTCGACGCCGCGCTCGAACGTTCGCTGGCGGAACTCTCCGTCGCCGTCCGGCGACGCGAACGTCACGTTCGCGCCCTCCGGGAACGCTTCGTGGCTGCGGATGGCGGGCGCGTCCGCCTCGACGTCCACGTCGTCGACGTCGTCGACGAACGCGACGGCGTGGGGTACGCCCGTGTGCACCGCGGTGACGTCGTACCCCGCCAGGGACTCTTCGACCATCGGATCGTCCCGGAGCACCGGGACCTCGGCCGGATCGAACCGCGGCGTCCCCATCTCCACGGTGACCGTCTCGCCGTCGACGTCCGCGCGCCGGGTGCCGGCCTGCGTGTCCAGCATGACCGAGTCGGCGCCGGTGCGCTCGGCGACCCAGCGGGCCGCACAGCGCGCGCCGTTCCCGCACATGTCCGCCGTCGAGGCGTCCGGCTGGAACAGCGTCATCACTGCGCGCGGCGGTGTGTAGGCGTCTTCGAGCGCGAGGAATAGGACGCCGTCGACGCCCAGGCGGTCACAGAGCGCCTGGGCGAACGCCCCCCGGTCGGGGACGTGTTCGGTCGCGTCGACGATTGCGAAGTCGTTGCCGGTGCCGTGGTATCGGTCGTAGGGAATCATCGTTCTGGGGCGGTGAGGGTGGGGAGTTCGTCGCGTACGCGGACGAGTCGGTCGTCGCCGCCCTCGACGGCGACCACCGCGGGGCGGGGTCGGGAGTTGTACTGGGAGGCCATCTCGATGCCGTAGGCGCCCGCGTTGCCGACCGCGAGCAGGTCGCTGCGCTCCGGGCGCGGGAGCCGCCGGTCCTCAGCGAGGACGTCCGTGCTCTCGCAGATTGGGCCGACGACGCTCACCAAGTCCTCGTCGCGCTCGGCCGCGTCGGCCGCCAGCGACTGGACCTCGTGGTGGGCGCCGTAGAGCGCCGGCCGCAGGAGCGTCGTCATCCCGGCGTCGACACCAGCGAGCGTCGCGTCGTCGGTCGACTTGACGGTGTTCACCTCGGTCAGCAGGACGCCCGCGTCCGCGACGAGGTAGCGGCCCGGTTCGACGACGAGTTCTGCGTCGACGTCGGCGAGCACGTCGCGGGTCGTCGCCGCGACGGCTTCGAGGTCGAGCGGTTCCTCGTCGGGGTGGTACGGAACGCCGAAGCCACCGCCGACGTCGACGAACGAGAGGTCGACGGGCGACTCCCGGGCCACCGTGGCGAGTCGCTCGACGACTTCGCGGTGCGATTCGACGTCGGCGTCGTCGAGCATTCCGCTGCCGACGTGGGCGTGGATGCCGACCACGTCGAACCCGCGGTCGGCGGCCTCGCCGAGGACGTCGGGGGCCTCGTCGTGGGGGACGCCGAACTTCGCGTCCGCGCCGGTCGCCACGTCGTCGCTGTGGCCCGCGCCGACGCCGGGGTGGACACGGAGCGCGAGGCGGCCGGCGAAGCCGCGCTCGGCGAGTCGGTCGATGGTGTCGCGTGCGCCCACGACGAACGTCGACTCGGGCGCCGCGTCGAGCACGTAGTCGAGGTCCTGGGCCGGCGGGTTGACCGCGGTGTAATGTATCTCGCGGGGCTCGTAGCCCGCCTCCAGGGCCCGGAACACTTCGCCGGCGGCGGCGCACTCCGCGCTCGCGCCGGCCTGGCGGAGCGTCCGGAGGACCGCGCCACCGGCGTTCGCCTTCACCGCGTAGTGGACGTCGGCCTCGGGGAACGCGGCGGCGACGCGCTCGTAGTTCTGTCGGGTGCGGTCGAGGTCCTGCACGTACAGCGGCGTCCCGTACTCCTCGGCCAGGCCGCGGAGCTCCGGGGCCGACCAGTCGGCGAGCCGTCGTACGGCAGGATTCGGTGTCACGACCTGAGTACCTCCTCTCGCTGCGTGGCGTCCAGTGTCTTCGCTTCGAGGTCCAGCGCTACCACCGCGGGCTTGTACGCGCCGCCCTCGAAGAGGTCGTGTTCGCCGACGCTCGACTCGACGAACCGCGTGAACGCCCGGCGCTCGGGCGGCAGTTCGCCGTAGAGTATCTCCTCCTCGACGAGGTCGTAGACGGGGATGCGCGGCGTCAGCAGCGTGTTCTCACCGACCACGGAGTCGTGGCCGACGACGAAGCCCGAGGTGACTCGGCAGCCGGCGCCGAGCGAGACGTCGTCCTCCACGACGACGGGCGCGTCCTCGACTGGTTCGAGCACGCCGCCGATGAGCGTGTTCGCGCCGAGCTTCACGTCCTCGCCGATCTGCGCACAGGAGCCGACGGTGTCACAGGAGTCGACGAGCGTGCCGTCGCCGACGTGCGCGCCGACGTTGACGAACGCCGGGGACATCACGATGCAGTCTGAGCCGACGTGTGCGCCCCGGCGGAGGACGGTGCCGTCGGGCGTGTTCCGCGTGCCGCGCTCGAAGAGGTCGTCCGTGCGGCGCAGCGGCAGCACGTCGTGGTACGTCACGTCGCCGTACTCTCGGGGTTGGGTCTCGCGGAGCGCGAAGTTCAGGAGCACCCCGCGCTTCACCCACTCGACGGCGCTCCACTCCCCGTTCTCCTTCCGCGCGGCGCGCACTTCGCCGGCTTCGAGCGCGTCGAGGAAGGCGTCCAGCGTGTCGGCGTCGTCGGCCGTCGCGGTGTCGGCGTCCACGCCGCCGTCCTCGTGTCGCTGCCAGAGGTCGCGTACGTCGTCTTCGAGACTCATAGTTCGGACGCCACCTCCTCGAAGCGGTAGAAGCCAGCGGGCTGGTCGGCCAGCCACTCGGCGGCGTCGAGGGCGCCCGCCGCGAACACACGCCGACTCCCGGCACGGTGGGTCAGTTCGAGGACCTCGTTGTTGCCGGCGAGCAGTGCCTCGTGCTCCCCGGTCACGTTGCCCGCTCGGCGTGCGTGGACGCCGATTTCGCCCTCCTCGCGGGGCTGGTCGCCGACGCGGCCGTGGACGCGTTCGCTCGCCCCACGCGTCTCGTCTATCCTGTTCAACAGCACGTTCGCCGTGCCGCTGGGCGCGTCGCGCTTCCCGTTGTGGTGGGTCTCGGTGACCTCCACGTCGTACTCGGGAAGCGCGGACACTGCGGCCTCCACGGCGTCCAGTAGCGCCTGGACGCCACGGGAGAAGTTCGCGCCGAGGAGGACGGGGACGTCCTCGCCGGCGTCTCGGAGCGCCGCTCGCTGGTCTTCGTCGAAGCCGGTCGTCCCGACGACCGCCGGGACGCCGGCGTCTGCTGCTGCGGTCACGTGCGCCACGCTCGCGTCCGGCACGGTAAAGTCTACGACCGCGTCAGGATTCCCCGAGACCAGCAGTTCGGGGAACTCCTCGGCCGCGTCCAGGTCGCCGGTGGGGTCGCGGGACGCCGCGAACGCCACCTCGTCGCCGCGCTCCGCTGCGACCTCGCGGACGGTCCGTCCCATCCGGCCGGTCGCTCCAGTGACGCCGACTCTCATACCGACAGTTCCCGTTCTTCGAGTTCCTCGAGCGCCTCTCGGAGCGGGTCCCAGTGTTGTTCTGAGAGCTGGGTGAGCGGCGAGCGGTAGTTCGCCGGACCGTGGCCGCGGAGCTCCTGGGCGGCCTTCACCGGAATCGGGTTCGACTCGGCGAACAGCGCGCGGTTCAACGGTTCGAGTTCCTGGTGGCGCCGCCGGGCAGTCTCGTAGTCGCCGTCGAGCGCCGAGTGGACGAGGTCGCCGACGCGCTCGGGTTCGACGTTCGCGGTGACGCTGATTGCGCCCCGCCCGCCGACCGAGGCGATGGGGAGCGTCAGGCCGTCGTCGCCGGAGAGCACCGAGAACTCCTCGTCGGTGGTGCGCTCGACGATCTGGCTGACGCGGCCCACGTCGCCGCTGGCGGCCTTGTAGCCGACGACGTTCTCGTGGCTCGCGAGCTCGACCGCCGAGTCCACCTCGATGGTGCGGCCCGTCCGGGACGGGACGTTGTAGAGTATCTGGGGGACGTCGACGCGGTCGGCTATCTCGCGGTAGTGGGCGACCATCCCTTCGGGTTCGGGTCGGTTGTAGTACGGCGAGATGAGCAGGAGCGCGTCGGCGCCGGCGTCGACGGAGCGGCCGGCGAGGCCGACCGCCTCGTGGGTCGAGTTGCTGCCCGCGCCGGCGATGACCGGCACGTCGCCGTCCGCGGCGTCGGCCACGGCCTCGACCACTTCGACGTGTTCGTCGTGGGTGAGGGTGGCGCTCTCGCCGGTGGTGCCGACGGGGACGAGGCCGTCGACGCCACCGTCGACGAGGCGGCGGGTGTGGTCGCGGAGTCGGTCGAAATCGATGCTTCCGTCGTCGGTGAGCGGCGTCGTCATCGCGGGGAAGACGCCGTCGAGGGGTGTCGTGAGTTCCATCTGAGTTCTGTGGGTGTCGGTGAGCGGGCCGTACTGCCAACGGCGGCCCGACACGGGTGCGCTATGCCCGCGTCGAACCTAGTGGTCGGCTGTGCGGCGTTTACCCGAGAAGGAGACGGCGCTCCCGGCGGCGACGGACGGAGCGGTGGAAGCGCCAATCATATCTCCGACTGGGAGCCACAGGGGTAAAATCCTGTCGTCACGGTCATCGTCTGCCGCCGCCAGCGCCGACTGCTCGCCATCGGGGGTTTTTTGCCCCGTCTGGACGGAGTATCTCTGGATGCTCGTCCTCGGCGACGCCCACGCGGAGACGCCCGACCGACGGCAGTCGCTGTTCGCCGCCTACCGGGCGGCGGACGCCGACGTGGCGCTCCAGGCCGGGGACCTGATGTACTACGACCTGCCGATTCCCACCTACTTCATCGGCGGCAACAACGAGGACTTCGACGTCGTGGAGGCGCTCCGACACGGCCGCATCGAGAGCGACGACGTGTCGAACGCCGTCCTCCTCCACAGCACCGTCGAGACCGTCGACGGGCTCCGGGTCGCCGGCCTCTCGGGGAACTACGCGCCGACGCAGTTCGAGAAGGACCGGACGATGCTGCGCGGGGACCGCCGCCGCCACTTCGTCCGCAACGACGTCGAACGCGCGAAGGAACTCGAAGACGTCGACGTGTTCCTCGCCCACGAAGCGCCTCACGGCCTCCCGGTCACGGAGGAGTACGACGTCGGTTGCAAGTACATCGACGAACTGCTGGACGCCCTCGACCCCGACCTCTGTCTCGTCGGCCACCACCACGAGCACGCGGAGTCCACGTACGGCGACACCCGCGTCATCTCGCTGGCGCCCGCCTGGAACTCCTACTACCGCCTCGACCCCGACACGCTCTCCGTCTCCAGACACGACACGCCGTCGGCGTGACTGTCGCGTACTTTCATTACGGGTCGAACCCGAAGTGCCAGTATGGCTCCGATTCAGGACGCACAGCGCGTCGCGGTTCTCGCAGACTCCCAGAACCTCTATCACTCCGCCCAGAGCGTCTACTCCCGGAACATCGACTACGGCTCGCTCCTGCAGAAGGCCGTGCAGGGCCGCCAGCTCACCCGCGCCATCGCCTACGTCATCCGCGCGCAGGCCGAGGACGAGGACAGCTTCTTCGAGGCGCTGCAGGAGATCGGCTACGAGACGAAGATCAAGGACATCAAGACGTTCGGTGACGGCTCGAAGAAGGCCGACTGGGACGTCGGGATGAGTCTCGACGCCGTCTCCCTGGCCGACCACGTCGACACGGTCGTCCTCTGTACGGGCGACGGCGACTTCTCGCGGCTCTGCACCCACCTCCGCCACGAAGGCGTCCGCGTCGAGGCGATGGCGTTCGCCGAGTCGGCGGCCGACGAACTGATCGAAGTCGCGGACTCATTTGTCGACCTCAGCGAGCGAGAAGAGACGTTCCTGCTCTAGACCATTCGGCCGTCCGAACCGGTACTCCCCATCAGCAGGGACCCGGCTGCCAGTCCGCTCGTCGCAAGCCCGGAGATTGCGAGTAGGGTCACCGTCGCGTTCGGATTGAGCCCGGAGTAGAACAGTAGCGCGGCGCTAACCAGCAGTAGGACGCCCGCAATCCCGATTTTCGTAGTGTCGCTCATGGACCTGCTTTGCAGCCGATAGTACATAAGCCCATCCAAATCGTCGACCCGAAGCGGCTTTACGCGCGGGTAGCCGACCAAAACCCATGCAGGACGCGGACGTCGAGTCGCTCCGCACGGTCGCGAACTACCAGTTTGGCGCTGGTGCCGGAGCCGCGCTCTTCCCCGAGGACGGGCGCCTCGAGGTGCGGCGCTCGAGCACCGGTCGGCCACAGCAGGTCGCCCGCGGCGACGGAAGCAGACTCGTCTCGGTCGGTCTCGACGGTCGGTTCACGCTCGGCACCGCGGGCGGCCAGCGCCTCGTCGACGCGCTCGCCCACCCGGTCGCTCGCGTGGTCGTGGGCGACGACAGCGAGCCGTTCGTCCGCGAGGGGAAGAACGTGTTCGCGAAGTTCGTCCAGGCGGTCGACCCGGCGGTGCGGGCTGACGACGAGGTGGCTGTCGTCCACGAATCTGGTAGGTTACTGGCGGTGGGACGCGCCGAACTCGACGCGCAGTCGATGCTCGACTTCCGAACGGGGATGGCGGTGATGGTGCGGTCCGGCGTAGACCCGGAGTAGTACTCGGCCGACCGTGGCGACTCGTGGTCGAGCGACCACCCGCGTCGCGGCGGACGGTTCGCCATTCTTTTCTTCTCGCGACGCGACCGTTCGCGTATGTTTGGCGGAGGCGGCATGAACCCACGGAAGATGAAACAGATGATGGAACAGATGGGGATCGACGTCGACGAGATCGACGCCACGGAGGTCGTCATCAAGCGCGCGGACGGAACCGAGATCGTGTTCTCGGATCCCGACGTGACGAAGATGGACGCCCGCGGCCAGGAGACCTACCAGATCATCGGCGAACCCAGCGAGCGGGAGGGCGCCGCCGACGCGGCCGAACTCGAGTCCGGCGACGAGGACGCCAGTGAGGACGACGCGGGGATTCCGCAGGGCGACGTCGACATCGTCTCCCAGCGCACGGGCGCCAGCGAGGACGAGGCCCGTGAGGCACTGGAGGCCACCGACGGCGACCTCGCGGCGGCCATCGACCGGCTGGAGTGATACTGCTCGTCCGCGGTGACCGGGAGTTCCTCGTTGCACCGGGAGAGGAGCTACACACCGACCTCGGCGTCGTCGAGGTGCCCGAGAACCCGGCGTCTGGAGACACCGTCGAGTCGCATCTCGGCGAACCGTTTACCGTCCGGAAGCTGCGCGGTCCGGACCTGTTCAACCACCTCGAACGCACCGGTGCGCCGATGATGCCCAAAGACATCGGGCTGGTCGTCGGCCACACCGGCGCGGCCGCGGGGGACCGCGTGCTCGACGCCGGAACGGGGACTGGCGTGCTCGCGGCGTACCTCGGCCGACTCGGCGCGGACGTGGTGACCTACGAGCAGAAGGCGGAGTTCGCCGACGTCGCTCGCGAGAACATGGAACTCGCGGAGGTCGCCGACACCGTCGACGTGCGGACCGGCGACGTCACAGAGCACCTCGATGACCTCGCCGGATTCGACCTCCTCACCCTCGACACGCAGAACGCCCCGGAGGTCGTCGCGAGCGCACCGGCCCTGCTCGTCTCCGGCGGCTACGTCGCCGCCTACTCACCGTTCGTCGAGAACGCCCGCGAGACGGAACTGGCCGCGCGGGAGGCCGGCCTCGCGGACGTCGAGACGCTGGAGACCATCCAGCGCCGGATGGACGTCGACGACCGTGGGTCCCGACCCTCGACGGCCGGCGTCGGCCACACCGGCTACCTGCTGTTCGCGCGGAAGCCCTGAGCTGTCCGGCGGCTCGTCTCCCTGGGTGGCTCGCCGCCTCGCCGCATCCACCACCCCGCTTCTTCTCAGTCCATGGCCGTCGCTGGTCGCGTTCTCGTAGAAAAGGATTCGCGCTGGCGGCCTAGTTGTCGTCTTCGCGCCAGCGGTGCTCGCACTCCGTACAGATGAAGAAGCGCGTCTCGGACTCGTCGGCCGAGCGGATCTGCTGCATGTACCAGTGGGCCTTGTCGTTCTCGCAGCTCGGACAGACGACCGTCGTCTTCGGGAGTCCCTTGTCCTGGGCGTCGCTGACGTCGACGATCTCGGTCTCCTCCTGGCCCTCGGTGATGACGTAGGAGGCGTCGGGGTCCTTCGCCTGCTTGTTCGCGCAGCTGCCGCAGACCCACAGCCCGTCGTCGGCCTTCATCATCGAGCCGCACTCGTCGCAGAATTCCATGCCCCGGACTTTCTCGTCCCCGCAGTTAAGCGCCGTGTTTCACCCTTCGCCCTCGGACTGGCCGGGTTCGCCGACGGCCTCGGTCGGGAGGTTGCTGTATATCTCGGATTCGAGGTCGTCCCGGCTCTCGAAGACGTCCTCCGTGGAGCGTTCGAGCACGTCGACGAACCGCTCCTCGCCGTCCGCGTACCGCAGTACCACGTCGTCGAGTGCGGTCGCGGCGTCCTCGTGGCTCGCCGGGTACGAGAGCACGTCGAGTTCGCTGGACAGGTGGTTGAGTTTGACCTCGCGCATAGACAACTAGTAGCACGCCCGACTTCCTAACTGTTTCCCGGTCAGCGTGGCCGAACCCCGAACGGTAAACCGGGGCGGAGTCGTAGGCCCTGTCGATGGCCCTGTTCGACACGGACCGACGCGTGCTGGTGCTGGCGCTGGCCCGGATGGCCGACGCCGTCGGCAACTCGTTCCTCATCGTCCTCCTCCCCGCGTACATCGGAGCCCACGGTCGCGTCCCTGTCGAGCAGTACACCGGCCAACTCGCGGTGTTCGGCGTGGACCTGCTGGTCGTTACGCCGTCCCTGCTCGTCGGCTTCGTGCTCTCCGCGTTCGGCTTCTTCAACAGCTTCCTCCAGCCGTTCACGGGCCGCGCGTCGGACCGCGCGGGCAAGCGGAAGCTGTTCATCCTCGCCGGCCTGGCGCTCCTCGGCATCGCCTCCGGGAGTTACGCGCTGGTCTCCGACTACCGACTCGTCATCGTGTTGCGCGCGCTCCAGGGCATCGGCGCCGCGTTGACCATCCCGGCGACGGTCGCGCTCGTCAACGAACTCGCGACGACCGACACGCGGGGCAACAACTTCGGCGTGTTCAACACGTTCCGCCTCATCGGCTTCGGGTTCGGCCCGGTCGTCGCAGGGTTCGTGCTCACGCGCTACGGCTTCGACGCCGCCTTCGGGGTCGCCGTCGTCGGCGCGTTCCTCAGCTTCCTCCTCGTCAGCCTCCTCGTCTCCGACGCCGAGGAGACGGCGGCGAAAGCCGGCGAGGACCTCTCGATAGCCGTCCGGGGCGACCGCAGTCTGCTCGACCCCGTGTTCGCGCTCGGCGTCGCCACCGTCTTCATGGGTATCGCCATCTCGCTGTTCGCCACGCTCGAACCGATAATCAACGAGCGACTCGGCCAGGACAACGTGCTGTTCGGCCTGGAGTTCGGGACCGTCGTCATCGCGAACGTCCTGCTCCAGGTGCCCATCGGCCGGGCGAGCGACCGCTACGGTCGTCGCCCCTTCCTCGTCGGCGGGTTCGTCCTCCTGATTCCCGCGACGCTCGCCCAGGGGTACGCGCTCACGCCGGCGACGATGATCGTCTCCCGGTTCCTGCAGGGCGTCGCGGTCGCCGCGGTGTTCGCGCCGTCTCTCGCCGTCGCCGGCGACCTCGCGAGGGAGGGCGAGTCGGGGACGACGCTCTCCATCCTCACGATGGGGTTCGGCCTCGGCACCGCCATCGGACCGCTCGCGTCGGGGTTCCTCGTGCGCTT
Encoded proteins:
- a CDS encoding diaminopimelate decarboxylase, which translates into the protein MTPNPAVRRLADWSAPELRGLAEEYGTPLYVQDLDRTRQNYERVAAAFPEADVHYAVKANAGGAVLRTLRQAGASAECAAAGEVFRALEAGYEPREIHYTAVNPPAQDLDYVLDAAPESTFVVGARDTIDRLAERGFAGRLALRVHPGVGAGHSDDVATGADAKFGVPHDEAPDVLGEAADRGFDVVGIHAHVGSGMLDDADVESHREVVERLATVARESPVDLSFVDVGGGFGVPYHPDEEPLDLEAVAATTRDVLADVDAELVVEPGRYLVADAGVLLTEVNTVKSTDDATLAGVDAGMTTLLRPALYGAHHEVQSLAADAAERDEDLVSVVGPICESTDVLAEDRRLPRPERSDLLAVGNAGAYGIEMASQYNSRPRPAVVAVEGGDDRLVRVRDELPTLTAPER
- a CDS encoding 2,3,4,5-tetrahydropyridine-2,6-carboxylate N-succinyltransferase, which gives rise to MSLEDDVRDLWQRHEDGGVDADTATADDADTLDAFLDALEAGEVRAARKENGEWSAVEWVKRGVLLNFALRETQPREYGDVTYHDVLPLRRTDDLFERGTRNTPDGTVLRRGAHVGSDCIVMSPAFVNVGAHVGDGTLVDSCDTVGSCAQIGEDVKLGANTLIGGVLEPVEDAPVVVEDDVSLGAGCRVTSGFVVGHDSVVGENTLLTPRIPVYDLVEEEILYGELPPERRAFTRFVESSVGEHDLFEGGAYKPAVVALDLEAKTLDATQREEVLRS
- a CDS encoding adenylosuccinate lyase, with protein sequence MTDDHALYAVTPLDGRYAGRTAPLAEYASEAALMRARVRVEVEYLLALADLDPVSLDLADDERADLRAAYEEFDSADARVVKQIETEGALGYDATNHDVKAVEYFVRESAPERAHSWIHFALTSEDVNNLAHRLLARPAVEDVLVPELREVRDALVEFAYDYADLPMLARTHGQPATPTTFGKEMAVYAARLGRAIGRVEAASDDLAGKLAGASGTWAAHHAAFPDVDWRAFSREFVEGLDLDYVEPTTQVNPCDDLAALFDALRGANNALLDLSRDVWLYVSQRYLGQEAAKSETGSSTMPHKVNPIDFENAEGNLSKANADLTFLADYLTTSRLQRDLSDSTVKRNIGGAFAYCLLAYGKLGDGLAKVAPNEAVMREDLRANPEVIGEAVQTILRREGHGDAYERVKDLTRGERVELEDFHDLFATLDVDEDVREELLALTPESYTGVGADVARDA
- a CDS encoding succinyl-diaminopimelate desuccinylase (dapE-encoded N-succinyl-L,L-diaminopimelic acid desuccinylase (DapE), catalyzes the hydrolysis of N-succinyl-L,Ldiaminopimelate L,L-SDAP to L,L-diaminopimelate and succinate. It is a metalloprotease containing dinuclear active sites. Its structure is similar to the carboxypeptidase G2 from Pseudomonas sp. strain RS-16 and the aminopeptidase from Aeromonas proteolytica.); its protein translation is MSEFDPLSFHETAVQTPSHEDVTEMRELLCETLRDHGQDPDVDDGGNVLASRESGHPHVVLNTHIDTVPPHVGFSREGDVVRGRGACDAKGPLAALLAAFLAVDPTEGRVTLAITPDEETDSNGAHALDLDADAYIVGEPTDLAACTSARGRFQGTVELTGMGAHAASPDEGVNAVAALESTLAAIRTFDAERGPDEHPELGPPTLTPTVVSGGDAANRVPDRSELVVDRRTVPPESQEEFFAGFEAHVRDAVDESVGADVHPVDRDTPFLEAFDTPDDADVVRAMVAAGAGDPRPFGAATEASYFAAEAPTVVFGPGVLADDDGPVAHAQREYVRRSDVRRAAEILTEAVGSLV
- a CDS encoding diaminopimelate epimerase, which encodes MPYDRYHGTGNDFAIVDATEHVPDRGAFAQALCDRLGVDGVLFLALEDAYTPPRAVMTLFQPDASTADMCGNGARCAARWVAERTGADSVMLDTQAGTRRADVDGETVTVEMGTPRFDPAEVPVLRDDPMVEESLAGYDVTAVHTGVPHAVAFVDDVDDVDVEADAPAIRSHEAFPEGANVTFASPDGDGEFRQRTFERGVEGETQSCGTGAVAIAAVAHRAGRSGEQVRVRPPGGELHVDLSGGRATLRGATEQEEGGEAEAVPARSLDV
- a CDS encoding dihydrodipicolinate reductase, which produces MRVGVTGATGRMGRTVREVAAERGDEVAFAASRDPTGDLDAAEEFPELLVSGNPDAVVDFTVPDASVAHVTAAADAGVPAVVGTTGFDEDQRAALRDAGEDVPVLLGANFSRGVQALLDAVEAAVSALPEYDVEVTETHHNGKRDAPSGTANVLLNRIDETRGASERVHGRVGDQPREEGEIGVHARRAGNVTGEHEALLAGNNEVLELTHRAGSRRVFAAGALDAAEWLADQPAGFYRFEEVASEL